The DNA window CGCGATGTCGCGCCGCTCCCACAGGGGCGCGGCGTACCACACCAGGCCGGGGCCCGTGGCGTGCTCGCCGCCGACGACGATGTCGGCCATGCCGTCGCCGTCGAGGTCGCCGACGGCGCACACGTCGGTGCAGCAGTCGGCGCCGCCGGGAGGCGACGGGTCGATGATCTGGTGCCGAAAGGTGAGCGGCCCCTCGAGCCAGGGATCCGCCGCGTCGTCGCCGCCGCAACCGGCGACGAGGGCGAGCAGCAGCGGCAGGACGAGACCGGCGAAGTGCGGAACGGGACGGCGGCTGGTCATGACGGACCTCCGGGCGGATGTCCGGGCGGGGGCACCGTCCGGGACGCGGAAGGGAAGGTGGCGCGGGTCGAGCGGGCGCGGCGTGTCCGGCCGGGCGCACCCGGCCATGGTAGCATCAGCGGGCGTCGTCTGCACGGGAGCCGTCGCGCCGGCGCGCCGCGAAATCGGCGAAGGCGGTGCCCGTGTCGGCACCCCACTCCCAGTTGCCGAGCAGGCCGACCCGCCGGATGCGCAGCGGTCGGCAGCCGGGATAGATGTCGGCCAGGGAGCGGTAGAGCACGGGCTCGTCGTCGATGTGCACCAGGTAGCGCAGGCCGTCGCAGGCCAGGCGCAGACGCAGCGGGCGCCCCCACGCGATGCGGTCGCCGACGTTGGTCCAGATGGCGTCGTAGAGATCCTCGAAGCCGCCGATGGTGGGGAACGACGAGAGCGAGGCGCCCCCGTAGCAGTCGTCCAGCCACGTGTTCACCAGCAGGTGATGACCGTCATCCTGCCACAGGCAGAAGCCGGCGGTTCCGTGTTCGGACTGGCCCCGGGACGTGCCCGGCGGCGTCAGGGTCACCT is part of the bacterium genome and encodes:
- a CDS encoding nucleotide-binding protein, whose translation is LETLPRRVALPPALHGAEPWRPGPTRTVFADPLRGAPGDLDGRDLPGGGATWRRTFGRGALDVGPDGARWRASVAAPLPGRTLYTIAWDDPDFAELEVTLTPPGTSRGQSEHGTAGFCLWQDDGHHLLVNTWLDDCYGGASLSSFPTIGGFEDLYDAIWTNVGDRIAWGRPLRLRLACDGLRYLVHIDDEPVLYRSLADIYPGCRPLRIRRVGLLGNWEWGADTGTAFADFAARRRDGSRADDAR